A genomic segment from Phaeobacter gallaeciensis DSM 26640 encodes:
- the mhpA gene encoding bifunctional 3-(3-hydroxy-phenyl)propionate/3-hydroxycinnamic acid hydroxylase MhpA — protein sequence MAHPVASTECDADVAIVGAGPVGTMLAILLGQKGKKVTLVERWTTHYGLPRAVTYDHEIARILASLGIDSETDPAINCHDELYYWRNRDGKDLQIVDWQSQSASGWRVRYWFNQPLLEKRLLKIAGDIPAITILRGWDGIALEQDDDGVSLSLKQNPEEFGPDGERKEIRAKFVVGTDGANSFVRESLGIENEDKGYFFDWLILDMLPGFDYCASRPNDPAQWQLCDPARPTTIVPGGPGPVEGGPDRRRWEFMVLPGESVEDVQKEENAWKLLQPWGLTPENSELERAAVYRFQARWAKTWRRGRCLIGGDAAHLMPPFAGEGMCAGLRDAVAMSWRLNAILEGKTGLEVLESYSTERIEHAKHYINFSQELGSIICISDEKEAADRDAHMIADLAARDNKPVPTDICHLGQGAWCDESAHAGELSVQGVVEHKGLKGRFDQVVGQGWVLIGYKSDPLAALTRAQLAQLSKLDGFGVQVDAPGGAHDVIDTEGTYKAWLDDIDAKYVLVRPDFYVALTANTPENLQSRFDKMMAALHLDTAAAVAAE from the coding sequence ATGGCACATCCCGTGGCCAGCACTGAGTGCGATGCTGATGTTGCAATTGTTGGAGCAGGTCCGGTTGGAACCATGCTCGCAATTCTGCTGGGCCAAAAAGGCAAGAAGGTCACGCTGGTCGAACGTTGGACGACGCACTATGGCCTGCCGCGTGCGGTGACCTACGATCACGAAATTGCGCGTATTCTGGCGTCACTGGGGATCGACTCCGAGACCGACCCGGCGATCAATTGCCATGACGAGCTGTACTACTGGCGCAACCGTGACGGCAAAGACCTGCAAATTGTTGACTGGCAGAGCCAATCGGCCAGCGGTTGGCGGGTGCGCTACTGGTTCAACCAGCCCCTGCTGGAAAAGCGTCTTTTGAAAATTGCTGGCGACATTCCCGCAATCACAATCTTGCGCGGCTGGGACGGAATAGCGCTGGAGCAGGACGATGACGGCGTCTCTCTTTCTCTGAAGCAGAACCCGGAGGAATTCGGGCCGGATGGCGAGCGGAAGGAAATCCGGGCCAAATTTGTTGTCGGCACCGATGGTGCAAACAGCTTTGTCCGGGAAAGCCTGGGGATCGAGAACGAGGATAAGGGCTATTTCTTTGACTGGCTCATCCTGGATATGCTGCCGGGCTTTGATTATTGCGCGTCGCGCCCGAATGATCCGGCGCAGTGGCAGCTGTGCGACCCGGCCCGCCCGACAACAATCGTGCCGGGTGGTCCGGGGCCGGTCGAAGGCGGCCCAGACCGCCGCCGCTGGGAATTCATGGTCTTGCCGGGCGAGTCTGTAGAAGATGTGCAGAAAGAAGAAAACGCATGGAAGCTGTTGCAGCCCTGGGGGCTGACGCCCGAGAACTCTGAACTGGAGCGGGCGGCTGTTTACCGGTTTCAGGCGCGTTGGGCCAAAACATGGCGCCGGGGCCGGTGCCTGATCGGCGGCGACGCGGCCCACCTGATGCCGCCGTTTGCCGGTGAAGGCATGTGTGCGGGTTTGCGCGACGCAGTGGCCATGAGCTGGCGCCTGAATGCGATCCTGGAAGGCAAGACCGGTCTGGAGGTGCTGGAAAGCTACTCGACCGAGCGGATCGAGCACGCTAAGCACTATATCAACTTCAGTCAGGAACTGGGCAGCATCATCTGCATCAGTGACGAGAAGGAAGCCGCCGACCGCGACGCGCATATGATTGCCGATCTTGCGGCGCGCGACAACAAGCCGGTACCGACCGATATCTGCCATCTGGGGCAGGGGGCCTGGTGTGATGAAAGTGCACATGCTGGCGAGCTGTCTGTGCAGGGTGTGGTTGAGCACAAAGGCCTCAAAGGCCGGTTCGATCAGGTCGTTGGCCAGGGCTGGGTTTTGATCGGCTATAAGTCAGATCCGCTTGCCGCACTGACCAGGGCGCAGCTCGCCCAGTTGAGCAAGCTGGACGGGTTTGGTGTGCAGGTCGATGCCCCTGGCGGCGCGCATGACGTGATCGATACTGAGGGAACCTATAAGGCTTGGCTGGATGATATCGACGCCAAGTACGTTCTGGTGCGCCCGGACTTCTATGTGGCGCTCACCGCCAACACGCCTGAGAACCTGCAGTCGCGTTTTGACAAGATGATGGCGGCCCTGCATCTGGATACGGCAGCTGCCGTGGCCGCTGAGTGA
- a CDS encoding branched-chain amino acid ABC transporter permease, giving the protein MIVIDTIVQGVLLGGLYALFAAGLSLVFGVMRLVNLAHGDLIVLAAFVILSIATALNLSPFVALLLACPVMFAVGWGLQTYLLNRVLGEDILPPLLVTFGLSVVIQNGLLELFSADSQKLTAGAIEAQSVSLGPVTVGVMPLLTFVSAVAVIFALNQIFYRTKLGRAFRATSDDRETVGLMGIRPNNVFAVATGIAMVVATIAALYLGIRANFDPSIGPARLLYAFEAVIIGGLGSLWGTLAGGVIIGVAQALGAAINPEWQILSGHIAFIAVLLVRPRGLFPRAND; this is encoded by the coding sequence ATGATTGTCATCGATACAATTGTCCAAGGCGTTCTGCTCGGGGGCCTGTATGCGCTATTTGCGGCTGGTCTAAGTCTGGTTTTTGGTGTCATGCGGCTTGTGAATCTGGCGCATGGCGATCTGATCGTCCTTGCTGCCTTTGTCATTCTGTCCATCGCAACTGCGTTGAACCTCAGCCCCTTTGTTGCTTTGCTTCTTGCCTGTCCAGTGATGTTTGCGGTGGGATGGGGATTGCAGACCTATCTGCTGAATCGGGTGCTGGGAGAAGATATCCTGCCGCCCTTGCTGGTGACGTTCGGTCTCTCTGTGGTGATCCAGAATGGATTGTTGGAGCTGTTCTCTGCTGACAGTCAAAAGTTGACCGCCGGGGCGATCGAGGCGCAATCCGTGAGCCTAGGCCCGGTAACAGTCGGGGTGATGCCGCTTCTGACGTTTGTGTCCGCTGTCGCCGTGATCTTTGCGCTCAACCAGATCTTTTACCGGACCAAATTGGGCCGCGCCTTCCGCGCAACTTCGGATGATCGTGAAACGGTTGGCCTGATGGGCATACGCCCGAACAACGTGTTTGCGGTGGCCACAGGCATTGCAATGGTGGTTGCAACAATCGCCGCCCTTTACCTTGGTATCCGTGCCAATTTCGACCCGAGCATTGGACCGGCCCGCCTGCTCTATGCCTTTGAGGCGGTCATTATCGGCGGTCTTGGGTCGCTGTGGGGCACGCTGGCTGGCGGGGTGATTATCGGCGTTGCCCAGGCCCTGGGCGCAGCGATCAATCCCGAATGGCAAATCCTGTCCGGGCATATCGCCTTTATTGCCGTCCTTCTTGTTCGCCCGCGCGGACTGTTCCCCCGTGCAAATGACTGA
- a CDS encoding spinster family MFS transporter, which yields MFLLTAIFAVAHMDRHILSISLDAIGQEFTLSDTQLGLLSGMVFAAMFLLAGFPIARLAARGNKRNIVATSAIVWSLLTLTMSVAQNFTHLVLARLGVGLGEAGAVAPAHAMISDRFPHETRTSALAFFATGANVGVLLAFLVGGIVGQLFGWRWAFVLAGFPGLILALLLRYTTPDVRKSQSEQKATADPAVFRRTCYLIWNDRGLFHAFCGLALIGIVTFGVLTWLPTFIIRTHGMTPAQTGIYLALTTGIIGGFGTWYSGQLADIWGTRNPRWRIGIIILAVLLSKPLIWIFFLISSTPLALISFAFAATVSAVYWGPTFAYLHDRLPEELRPMGTAIFLFGFNCVGVGIGPTVIGLASETLFASHGQNGLRYSLSTIQIMGIWGLYHYWRAMREIDHVKPPMPSFSR from the coding sequence TTGTTCTTGCTGACTGCAATTTTTGCCGTCGCACATATGGACCGCCATATTTTGAGCATCTCGCTGGACGCTATTGGCCAAGAATTTACTCTGTCCGATACGCAGCTTGGTCTCCTTTCTGGGATGGTTTTCGCGGCAATGTTTCTGCTTGCTGGATTCCCAATTGCGCGATTGGCTGCCCGAGGAAACAAGCGAAACATCGTTGCAACTTCAGCCATTGTCTGGAGCCTCCTAACTCTGACGATGTCGGTAGCACAGAATTTTACGCATCTTGTTCTTGCGCGATTGGGTGTTGGGTTAGGTGAAGCAGGTGCGGTGGCACCGGCCCATGCGATGATTTCAGATCGGTTCCCGCATGAGACACGTACATCGGCTCTGGCATTTTTCGCGACTGGGGCGAATGTTGGAGTTTTGTTGGCGTTCCTCGTTGGAGGCATCGTCGGACAGTTGTTCGGTTGGCGGTGGGCCTTCGTCTTGGCAGGCTTTCCCGGTCTAATCCTGGCTCTGCTTCTGAGATACACGACCCCAGATGTTCGCAAATCTCAGTCGGAGCAGAAAGCTACCGCAGATCCAGCCGTTTTTCGCAGAACGTGTTACCTCATATGGAATGACCGAGGTCTCTTTCATGCATTCTGCGGTCTGGCATTGATCGGCATCGTGACCTTTGGCGTTTTAACCTGGTTGCCAACGTTCATCATCCGAACCCACGGAATGACCCCGGCGCAAACCGGTATCTATCTGGCCTTGACCACAGGGATCATCGGTGGATTTGGCACATGGTATTCTGGTCAGCTGGCAGATATATGGGGGACGAGAAATCCACGATGGCGCATAGGAATAATCATCCTTGCCGTCCTGCTATCTAAGCCACTGATATGGATATTCTTTCTGATTAGCTCGACACCATTAGCCTTGATCAGTTTCGCCTTCGCAGCAACCGTGAGTGCTGTATATTGGGGACCCACCTTCGCTTATCTGCACGACCGTTTGCCGGAAGAACTGCGCCCTATGGGAACAGCGATATTTCTGTTTGGCTTCAACTGCGTTGGCGTTGGCATTGGCCCAACGGTAATTGGTCTGGCCAGTGAGACCTTGTTCGCCAGCCACGGCCAGAACGGCTTAAGATACTCATTATCCACCATTCAGATCATGGGCATTTGGGGTCTCTACCACTATTGGCGTGCTATGCGCGAGATTGATCACGTCAAACCCCCGATGCCTTCGTTTTCTCGATAA
- a CDS encoding TetR/AcrR family transcriptional regulator, protein MEKVALGFKHEYDSRSSRRMSKMSETAPAKEGRVAKRQRRNKQALIEAARDIMSTRGVDAATMSEIAHKADVGAGTVYSYFKSKDELAIAVLETLMHDLALRIEKVTDTFEDPAQVYAFGIRTVLDTATGDPRWQQLLHRSEVISDTMFRKMGPFAIRDLRRASQAGRFQVSDAELVWRLTTHALIGAALAITNGHVLASSKNQIVTQLLCMTGIGKNAAVELASRLRPDIQQQSS, encoded by the coding sequence TTGGAAAAAGTTGCCCTGGGATTCAAACATGAATATGATTCGAGAAGCAGCAGGCGGATGTCAAAAATGAGCGAAACAGCCCCAGCAAAAGAAGGCAGGGTTGCCAAGCGCCAGCGCCGGAACAAGCAGGCACTGATCGAGGCCGCGCGCGACATCATGTCAACCCGGGGCGTGGATGCTGCAACAATGTCCGAGATTGCCCACAAGGCAGATGTCGGTGCCGGCACCGTCTACAGCTATTTCAAATCCAAAGACGAACTGGCAATTGCAGTACTCGAAACTCTGATGCACGATCTTGCGCTTCGAATCGAAAAAGTCACCGACACGTTTGAAGATCCTGCGCAGGTCTACGCATTCGGCATCAGAACCGTTCTGGATACGGCGACCGGCGACCCCCGCTGGCAACAGCTGCTGCATCGCTCCGAAGTCATTTCGGACACGATGTTCAGAAAGATGGGCCCCTTTGCCATCAGGGACCTGCGCCGCGCGTCCCAGGCTGGCCGTTTTCAGGTATCAGACGCTGAACTGGTCTGGAGACTGACAACACATGCGCTGATTGGCGCCGCCCTTGCAATCACAAACGGCCATGTTCTTGCCAGCAGTAAAAACCAGATCGTTACGCAGCTTCTGTGCATGACCGGCATCGGCAAGAATGCTGCAGTAGAACTTGCCTCCCGGCTGCGACCGGACATTCAACAGCAAAGCAGCTGA
- a CDS encoding branched-chain amino acid ABC transporter permease — MSNPRNITRVLQLAGLAGVVLLFLVPVIGSRALVQDLFGVLTLLILAQNWNLLAGFAGLVSVGQQAFVGVGAYAMFACVILLGMDPLVGIVVGGIAAMLLAIPMAFFSFRLAGAYFAIGTWVVAEVTRLCLAQWKALGGGTGTSLPKGTTKAMTGVPEIKAWLGGSSSAASDALTYWLALSLALATLAAAYWFLKSRMGLGLQALRDNEEAARSVGVNPIRLKAWVFMLTAFGAGLCGALLFIQITRVTPEAAFSVVDWTAFVIFITVIGGIGTLPGPIVGVIVFYFLQRTLADYGTVYLIVLGCLGIAVMLFARRGLWGLFTEKTGIELLSLRQLPPEKIHAR; from the coding sequence ATGTCCAATCCTAGGAATATTACCCGTGTTCTGCAGCTGGCTGGTTTGGCCGGGGTCGTTCTGTTGTTTCTGGTGCCGGTCATCGGATCGCGTGCACTGGTTCAGGATCTGTTCGGGGTGCTGACACTTTTGATCCTGGCGCAAAATTGGAATTTGCTGGCAGGTTTTGCCGGGCTGGTGTCCGTTGGACAGCAGGCGTTTGTCGGTGTCGGGGCATATGCCATGTTTGCCTGCGTTATCCTGCTGGGAATGGACCCTTTGGTCGGGATTGTGGTCGGCGGCATTGCCGCCATGCTGCTGGCAATCCCGATGGCATTCTTTTCGTTCCGACTGGCTGGTGCCTATTTTGCGATCGGCACATGGGTCGTCGCGGAGGTCACCCGTCTCTGCCTCGCCCAATGGAAAGCCCTTGGAGGCGGGACCGGGACCTCGCTGCCCAAAGGCACCACCAAGGCTATGACAGGGGTGCCTGAAATCAAGGCCTGGCTCGGCGGCAGCTCTTCTGCGGCGTCTGATGCCTTGACTTATTGGCTTGCTCTGAGCCTCGCGCTTGCAACGCTCGCAGCAGCATATTGGTTCCTGAAATCCCGGATGGGTCTTGGGTTGCAGGCGTTGCGCGACAATGAGGAAGCCGCGCGCTCTGTCGGGGTGAATCCGATCCGTCTGAAGGCCTGGGTCTTCATGCTTACAGCATTTGGAGCCGGTTTGTGCGGTGCACTTCTTTTCATTCAGATCACACGCGTCACCCCCGAGGCCGCCTTTTCGGTCGTGGACTGGACGGCGTTCGTCATCTTCATAACGGTGATTGGCGGGATCGGTACGCTGCCGGGACCAATCGTCGGAGTGATCGTTTTCTATTTCCTGCAACGCACGCTGGCTGATTACGGCACGGTCTACCTGATCGTTTTGGGCTGTCTTGGGATTGCGGTCATGCTGTTCGCGCGGCGTGGCCTATGGGGATTGTTTACGGAAAAAACCGGGATTGAGCTGTTGTCTCTGCGGCAGCTGCCACCCGAGAAAATCCACGCGCGCTGA
- a CDS encoding maleylacetate reductase — MRSAFTFNANPARIVFGLGASANVAAEVSGLGCSRALVLSTPFQAEDAGKLAADLGAMAVGVFSEAAMHTPVDVTEKAMAAFEAAGADCVIALGGGSTIGLGKAIAYRNDAPQVVIATTYAGSEVTPILGQTENGLKTTVRDAKILPEVVIYDPNLTVGLPVPMSVTSGLNAMAHAVEAVYAENRNPVTTLMAVEGVRALRDALPGIVADPSNIEARSEALYGAWLCGTVLGTVGMALHHKICHTLGGTFDLPHAETHAIMLPHSAAYNAPAAAREMQPLADLFGGSIGGGMWDFAKSLNAPLALRDLQVQEADLDRAADIATQNPYWNPRPIERQAIRELLQRAFEGSRPE, encoded by the coding sequence ATGAGGTCTGCCTTTACATTCAACGCAAACCCGGCCCGGATAGTTTTCGGGCTGGGCGCCTCAGCCAATGTTGCGGCAGAGGTCAGCGGACTGGGGTGCAGCCGTGCTCTGGTTCTGTCGACGCCGTTTCAGGCCGAAGATGCCGGAAAGTTGGCTGCCGACCTTGGTGCAATGGCCGTTGGCGTCTTTTCTGAGGCGGCAATGCATACGCCTGTGGATGTCACAGAGAAGGCAATGGCAGCCTTTGAGGCCGCAGGTGCCGACTGCGTGATTGCATTGGGCGGAGGATCAACGATTGGCCTGGGCAAGGCCATTGCGTACCGGAATGATGCGCCGCAGGTGGTGATTGCCACGACCTATGCCGGTTCCGAAGTCACGCCGATTTTGGGGCAGACCGAAAATGGTTTGAAGACCACGGTCCGGGACGCCAAAATCCTGCCGGAAGTTGTAATCTACGACCCCAATCTTACGGTTGGGCTGCCTGTTCCAATGAGCGTCACATCCGGCTTGAACGCCATGGCGCATGCGGTTGAGGCTGTCTATGCAGAAAACCGTAATCCTGTGACAACGCTGATGGCGGTCGAGGGGGTGCGCGCGCTGCGAGATGCCTTGCCGGGGATCGTTGCAGATCCGTCGAACATCGAAGCGCGCAGTGAGGCACTCTATGGGGCGTGGTTGTGCGGTACCGTGCTTGGTACCGTCGGAATGGCCCTGCATCACAAGATCTGCCACACGCTTGGCGGCACGTTTGATCTGCCGCACGCTGAAACCCACGCAATCATGCTGCCGCATTCGGCGGCCTATAACGCGCCGGCGGCAGCCCGCGAAATGCAACCGCTTGCGGACCTGTTTGGAGGCTCCATCGGCGGCGGAATGTGGGACTTTGCAAAATCCCTGAACGCGCCGCTGGCGCTGCGTGATCTGCAGGTTCAGGAAGCTGATTTGGACCGGGCGGCTGATATCGCAACCCAGAATCCATATTGGAACCCCCGTCCGATTGAACGCCAGGCCATCCGGGAATTGTTGCAGCGGGCCTTTGAGGGGAGCCGGCCCGAGTAA
- a CDS encoding ABC transporter substrate-binding protein, whose protein sequence is MLTRRTLLKTGAAAGATALAMPALAKGGTVKIGYVSPQSGPLSAFSEADAYVIEQFKKTSAANGLNVEVIVKDSQSNPNRAAEVARELIVRDEVNLICVASTPETTNPVCTIAEAEEIPVISSVAPWQPWFIGQQGNPGDPSSWQEFDYVYHFFWGLEDNVSVFLNMWNSIESNKVLGALWPNDGDGNAWASGVGMPPAAESAGYQLIDPGRYQNLTDDFSAQINAYKNAGADIFTGIPIPPDFTTFWTQAKQQGYNPKLASIAKALLFPESVQQLGDLGNNLTCEVYWTPSFPFTSSLTGESSADLAAGFEAAAKRQWTQPVGFTHALFEVAANAIQRTEDPTDGDALAEAIASTDLNTVVGHIGWGKDNLPPFAQKNVAKTPLVGGQWRRKDSGDFELLIVENGNAPEIPLDGTLETLT, encoded by the coding sequence ATGCTGACACGACGCACACTCTTGAAGACAGGCGCTGCTGCCGGGGCGACGGCATTAGCAATGCCAGCACTTGCCAAGGGCGGCACAGTCAAAATCGGCTATGTCAGCCCGCAATCGGGGCCGCTTAGCGCGTTTTCTGAAGCTGACGCCTATGTCATCGAGCAGTTCAAAAAGACCAGCGCGGCTAATGGGTTGAATGTGGAGGTGATTGTCAAGGACAGCCAGTCCAACCCCAACCGTGCTGCCGAGGTCGCACGGGAGCTGATCGTTCGGGACGAGGTCAATCTGATCTGCGTGGCATCGACACCTGAAACGACCAACCCGGTCTGCACAATTGCCGAAGCCGAGGAAATCCCGGTCATCTCGTCGGTGGCCCCGTGGCAACCCTGGTTTATTGGCCAGCAGGGCAATCCCGGCGATCCGTCCAGCTGGCAGGAATTCGACTATGTCTACCACTTCTTTTGGGGGCTGGAGGACAATGTTTCGGTGTTTCTCAACATGTGGAACAGCATCGAAAGCAACAAGGTGCTTGGCGCACTGTGGCCCAATGACGGTGATGGAAATGCCTGGGCGAGCGGGGTCGGCATGCCGCCGGCCGCTGAGAGCGCTGGCTACCAGCTGATTGATCCGGGCCGCTATCAGAACCTGACCGACGATTTCAGCGCGCAGATCAACGCTTACAAGAACGCAGGGGCGGATATCTTTACTGGGATCCCGATCCCTCCTGATTTCACCACGTTCTGGACCCAAGCAAAACAGCAGGGGTACAATCCAAAGCTGGCCTCGATTGCCAAGGCGCTTCTGTTCCCTGAAAGTGTTCAGCAGCTTGGGGATCTTGGGAACAACCTGACTTGCGAAGTCTATTGGACCCCATCCTTCCCGTTCACATCCTCGCTGACAGGCGAAAGCAGCGCTGATTTGGCCGCTGGATTTGAGGCGGCGGCAAAGCGCCAGTGGACCCAGCCTGTCGGCTTTACGCATGCGTTGTTCGAAGTGGCAGCCAATGCCATCCAGCGCACAGAGGATCCCACGGACGGGGATGCGCTGGCTGAAGCGATTGCGTCGACTGACCTGAACACGGTGGTTGGCCATATCGGCTGGGGCAAGGACAACCTGCCGCCCTTTGCACAGAAGAACGTGGCCAAGACGCCGCTGGTGGGCGGTCAGTGGCGCCGCAAGGACAGCGGTGATTTTGAGCTGCTGATTGTCGAGAACGGCAATGCGCCTGAAATCCCGCTGGATGGCACGCTGGAAACGCTCACCTAA
- a CDS encoding ABC transporter ATP-binding protein, with protein sequence MSILTLKSVSKSFGALKVTDGVSLEVQTGEALGIIGPNGAGKSTLFNLIAGNIKPDEGQILLDGTDVSHWSPMERVQAGVGRSFQIPQPFNHLSVFENLMVAAQFGGAHRGSEASEFCMSILEKTGLAPSARDMAGGLSLLQRKRLELARAMATSPKLILLDEIAGGLTDGECGDLIKTIKDIHSQGTSIIWIEHVLHALTSVVDRLMVLNFGENIMVGGIYEVMNAPAVREIYLGLEV encoded by the coding sequence ATGTCGATCCTGACGCTAAAATCTGTTTCCAAATCCTTTGGCGCGCTGAAAGTCACGGACGGCGTGTCCCTGGAGGTTCAAACCGGGGAAGCCCTGGGCATTATCGGTCCCAACGGCGCCGGAAAATCGACACTGTTCAACCTGATTGCCGGCAACATCAAACCGGATGAGGGGCAGATTCTTCTGGATGGGACGGACGTTTCGCATTGGTCGCCGATGGAGCGGGTGCAGGCAGGAGTTGGACGCTCTTTTCAGATCCCCCAGCCGTTCAATCATCTGAGCGTGTTCGAGAACCTTATGGTCGCGGCTCAGTTCGGCGGAGCGCACCGCGGCAGCGAGGCCAGTGAGTTCTGCATGTCGATCCTGGAAAAAACCGGACTTGCGCCTAGTGCGCGGGACATGGCTGGCGGGCTATCGCTGCTTCAGCGCAAGCGCCTGGAGCTGGCCCGGGCGATGGCAACATCGCCAAAGCTGATCCTGCTGGATGAAATCGCTGGAGGGCTGACAGATGGCGAATGCGGCGACCTGATCAAGACCATCAAGGACATCCATAGCCAGGGCACGTCCATTATCTGGATTGAACATGTGCTGCACGCGCTGACGTCGGTGGTGGACCGGCTGATGGTGCTGAACTTTGGCGAAAATATCATGGTTGGCGGCATTTACGAAGTGATGAACGCCCCGGCTGTCCGGGAAATCTATTTGGGACTCGAAGTATGA
- a CDS encoding ABC transporter ATP-binding protein, with protein sequence MMEPILSTHGLTAHYGDFQALFGVDIDVKQGETIAIIGANGAGKSTLMRAITGLLKTAPDAIRLQGESIGGLSAPEVLGRGISMVPEGRRLFPSLTVEENLLIGAHTRTGNGVWNLETVYDIVPALKDRRNHPGTALSGGQQQMVAIGRALMSNPEVLLCDELSLGLAPVVIKEIYASFPKIKERGASVVVVEQDIGQAMKVADRVYCMMEGRVTLQGRPDELSRDEIHNAYFGVSA encoded by the coding sequence ATGATGGAGCCGATTTTATCCACTCACGGACTCACGGCGCATTACGGTGATTTCCAAGCCCTGTTTGGCGTCGATATCGACGTCAAACAGGGTGAAACTATCGCCATTATCGGAGCCAACGGGGCCGGGAAGTCCACGTTGATGCGCGCGATAACCGGGCTTTTGAAGACCGCCCCGGATGCGATCAGGTTGCAGGGTGAAAGCATCGGGGGCTTGTCCGCGCCTGAAGTGTTGGGCAGGGGTATTTCCATGGTACCTGAGGGCCGCAGGTTGTTTCCCTCGCTGACCGTAGAGGAAAACCTGCTGATCGGCGCGCATACCCGCACAGGCAACGGGGTTTGGAATCTGGAGACTGTTTACGATATCGTACCAGCCCTCAAAGACCGTCGAAACCATCCGGGCACAGCGCTGTCGGGCGGGCAGCAGCAGATGGTGGCGATCGGGCGGGCGCTGATGTCGAACCCCGAGGTTCTGTTGTGTGACGAATTGAGCCTGGGTCTGGCACCGGTGGTGATCAAGGAGATCTACGCCTCCTTTCCGAAAATCAAAGAACGCGGGGCCTCTGTGGTGGTTGTCGAACAGGACATCGGTCAGGCGATGAAGGTCGCCGACCGTGTGTACTGCATGATGGAAGGCAGGGTCACCTTGCAGGGGCGCCCAGATGAGCTGTCCCGCGACGAGATCCATAACGCATATTTTGGAGTGAGCGCATGA
- a CDS encoding intradiol ring-cleavage dioxygenase → MSNLVDLSKIDYFTEESSVEAVLGRNGSKADARLAQIWASLIQHLHQFAKDVELRQDEWDVAIDFLTSTGQICDENRQEFILLSDVMGFSMLTDAINNRRPEGATENTVLGPFHVENAPEYEMGANISLDGKGQSCLFEGRVVDLDGNPVEGARIDVWCDNEDGFYDVQQPGIQPRWNNRGVFTTGTDGAYHFKGVKPVSYPIPHDGPVGKLLIQLDRHPYRPAHMHYMVTAPGYEKIVTHTFAGEDEYLKSDAVFGVKSTLVAPFVENEGGDTKWRSPFDFVMVPEKSEG, encoded by the coding sequence ATGTCCAATTTGGTTGATCTTTCCAAAATTGACTACTTCACTGAAGAGTCATCTGTTGAAGCTGTGCTGGGGCGCAACGGATCAAAGGCGGATGCCCGGCTGGCCCAGATCTGGGCGTCGCTGATACAGCATCTCCACCAGTTCGCCAAAGACGTTGAACTGCGCCAGGACGAATGGGATGTCGCAATCGATTTTCTGACTTCGACGGGGCAGATCTGCGATGAAAACCGGCAGGAATTCATTCTGCTGAGCGATGTCATGGGCTTTTCCATGCTGACAGATGCCATCAACAACCGCCGCCCGGAAGGCGCGACCGAGAATACGGTTCTTGGCCCGTTCCACGTTGAAAACGCACCTGAATACGAGATGGGAGCCAATATTTCCCTGGATGGCAAAGGGCAGTCCTGCCTGTTTGAAGGCCGCGTTGTTGATCTGGACGGAAACCCTGTCGAAGGCGCGCGGATTGATGTCTGGTGTGACAATGAGGATGGCTTTTATGATGTGCAGCAGCCCGGGATTCAGCCGAGGTGGAACAATCGCGGTGTCTTCACCACAGGGACGGACGGTGCGTACCACTTCAAAGGTGTGAAACCGGTCTCCTATCCAATTCCCCACGACGGGCCAGTGGGTAAACTGCTTATCCAGCTTGACCGGCATCCCTATCGACCGGCGCATATGCACTACATGGTCACGGCGCCGGGGTATGAAAAAATTGTGACTCATACCTTTGCGGGGGAGGACGAATATCTGAAATCCGATGCGGTCTTTGGTGTGAAATCGACGCTGGTGGCGCCGTTTGTCGAAAATGAAGGGGGAGATACCAAGTGGCGATCGCCGTTTGATTTTGTGATGGTGCCGGAAAAGTCGGAGGGGTGA